The following are from one region of the Phormidium sp. PBR-2020 genome:
- a CDS encoding OmpA family protein translates to MARQRWSNEVPELEEDSSVLLSIGDMMSGLLMIFALLFLTVLVKITEMSEPRRVVIGKVIEAMDANNIDVEINPETGDVSIKEGILFSENSAELKPEGKEFLAGFIPPYSEIIFSDEIFDREITRVIIEGHTSSRGSYQYNMELSLLRALSVADYIFSDDFELETSQQFSQKIMTAGRGEIEARADIDDPDDRRVTFRFQFRGEDFSQLYKELQSVGDES, encoded by the coding sequence CGAATGAAGTTCCCGAACTTGAAGAGGATTCAAGCGTTCTCTTGTCAATTGGCGATATGATGTCAGGACTGTTAATGATTTTTGCTTTACTCTTCTTAACCGTCCTGGTGAAAATTACAGAAATGAGTGAACCTCGGCGAGTTGTTATTGGTAAGGTCATCGAGGCAATGGATGCTAATAACATTGACGTAGAAATAAATCCGGAAACGGGGGATGTCAGTATTAAAGAAGGAATTTTATTCTCCGAAAATAGTGCTGAACTTAAGCCGGAAGGCAAGGAATTTTTAGCCGGCTTTATTCCTCCTTACAGTGAGATTATTTTCTCTGACGAAATTTTTGATAGGGAAATAACCCGAGTTATTATTGAAGGACATACCAGTTCTCGTGGTAGCTATCAGTATAATATGGAGTTGAGTTTATTAAGAGCACTTTCTGTTGCTGATTATATTTTTTCAGATGATTTTGAATTGGAAACATCTCAACAATTCAGCCAAAAAATAATGACGGCTGGCCGTGGAGAAATTGAAGCCAGAGCGGATATCGATGATCCTGATGACCGTCGTGTCACGTTTCGTTTTCAGTTTCGAGGTGAAGATTTCAGCCAACTCTATAAAGAACTGCAATCCGTGGGAGATGAATCATGA
- a CDS encoding Uma2 family endonuclease, which yields MISQTQQPTTPKSQTIHYPDSDGQPMADNTLQFRWIVIIKENLDLIFADDPNVFVAGDLLWYPIEGDNRTRRAPDAMVVFGRPKGDRGSYKQWQEDNIPPQVVFEILSPGNTLKEMAQKQKFYDEFGVEEYYIYDPDKNDLSGLQRGEQSLNVIEQMSDWVSPRLGIRFDWTEEGLTLYRPDGSRFQTLQEIKSERDAVQAERDAVQAERDAVQAERDAAQAQATRLAQRLRELGVNPDEL from the coding sequence ATGATTTCCCAAACTCAACAGCCGACGACCCCTAAATCTCAAACCATCCATTACCCCGATAGTGATGGACAACCCATGGCCGACAATACCCTTCAGTTTCGCTGGATTGTCATCATTAAGGAGAACTTAGACCTCATTTTCGCCGATGACCCCAATGTCTTCGTCGCCGGGGACCTACTCTGGTATCCCATTGAGGGAGATAATCGCACCCGTCGCGCCCCTGATGCAATGGTGGTGTTTGGGCGGCCCAAGGGCGATCGTGGGTCCTATAAACAATGGCAAGAAGACAATATCCCGCCACAAGTGGTCTTTGAAATCCTCTCTCCGGGAAACACTCTTAAAGAGATGGCCCAGAAACAAAAGTTCTACGATGAGTTTGGGGTGGAAGAGTATTACATCTACGACCCCGACAAGAACGACTTGAGTGGGTTACAACGAGGAGAACAGAGTTTAAACGTGATTGAACAGATGTCTGACTGGGTGAGTCCTCGCTTGGGGATTCGCTTCGACTGGACTGAGGAGGGATTGACTCTCTATCGCCCTGATGGATCTCGTTTTCAGACGTTACAGGAAATTAAATCCGAACGGGATGCAGTCCAAGCGGAACGGGATGCAGTCCAAGCCGAACGAGATGCAGTCCAGGCCGAACGAGATGCAGCCCAGGCCCAAGCCACACGCCTCGCCCAACGCTTACGGGAATTGGGAGTGAACCCGGATGAACTCTAA
- a CDS encoding Uma2 family endonuclease gives MISQTQQPTTPKSQTIHYPDSDGQPMADNTLQFRWIVIIKENLDLIFADDPNVFVAGDLLWYPIEGDNRTRRAPDAMVVFGRPKGDRGSYKQWQEDNIPPQVVFEILSPGNTLKEMGQKREFYDEFGVEEYYIYDPDKNDLSGLQRGEQSLNVIEQMSDWVSPRLGIRFDWTEEGLTLYRPDGSRFQTLQEIKSERDAIAAKADRLAQRLRELGVDPDTL, from the coding sequence ATGATTTCCCAAACTCAACAGCCGACGACCCCTAAATCTCAAACCATCCATTACCCCGATAGTGATGGACAACCCATGGCCGACAATACCCTTCAGTTTCGCTGGATTGTCATCATTAAGGAGAACTTAGACCTCATTTTCGCCGATGACCCCAATGTCTTCGTCGCCGGGGACCTACTCTGGTATCCCATTGAGGGAGATAATCGCACCCGTCGCGCCCCTGATGCAATGGTGGTGTTTGGGCGGCCCAAGGGCGATCGTGGGTCCTATAAACAATGGCAAGAAGACAATATCCCGCCACAAGTGGTCTTTGAAATCCTCTCTCCGGGAAACACTCTCAAAGAGATGGGCCAGAAACGGGAGTTCTACGATGAGTTTGGGGTGGAAGAGTATTACATCTACGACCCCGACAAGAACGACTTGAGTGGGTTACAACGAGGAGAACAGAGTTTAAACGTGATTGAACAGATGTCTGACTGGGTGAGTCCTCGCTTGGGGATTCGCTTCGACTGGACTGAGGAGGGATTGACTCTCTATCGCCCTGATGGATCTCGTTTTCAGACGTTACAGGAAATTAAATCCGAACGGGATGCGATCGCAGCCAAAGCCGATCGGCTGGCCCAACGCTTACGGGAACTCGGAGTTGATCCCGATACCCTCTAG
- a CDS encoding Uma2 family endonuclease — protein MISQTQQPTTPKPQTIHYPDSDGQPMADNTLQFRWIVIIKENLDLIFADDPNVFVAGDLLWYPIEGDNRTRRAPDAMVVFGRPKGDRGSYKQWQEDNIPPQVVFEILSPGNTLKEMGQKREFYDEFGVEEYYIYDPDKNDLSGLQRGEQSLNVIEQMSDWVSPRLGIRFDWTEEGLTLYRPDGSRFQTLQEIKSERDAVQAERDAAQAKADRLAQRLRELGVDPDTL, from the coding sequence ATGATTTCCCAAACTCAACAGCCGACGACCCCTAAACCTCAAACCATCCATTACCCCGACAGTGATGGACAGCCCATGGCCGACAATACCCTTCAGTTTCGCTGGATTGTCATCATTAAGGAGAACTTAGACCTCATTTTCGCCGATGACCCCAATGTCTTCGTCGCCGGGGACTTACTCTGGTATCCCATTGAGGGAGATAATCGCACCCGTCGCGCCCCTGATGCAATGGTGGTGTTTGGGCGGCCCAAGGGCGATCGTGGGTCCTATAAACAATGGCAAGAAGACAATATCCCGCCACAAGTGGTCTTTGAAATCCTCTCTCCGGGAAACACTCTCAAAGAGATGGGCCAGAAACGGGAGTTCTACGATGAGTTTGGGGTGGAAGAGTATTACATCTACGACCCCGACAAGAACGACTTGAGTGGGTTACAACGAGGAGAACAGAGTTTAAACGTCATTGAACAGATGTCTGACTGGGTGAGTCCTCGCTTAGGGATTCGCTTCGATTGGACTGAGGAAGGATTGACTCTCTATCGCCCTGATGGATCTCGTTTTCAGACGTTACAGGAAATTAAATCCGAACGGGATGCCGTCCAGGCCGAACGGGATGCGGCCCAGGCCAAAGCCGATCGGCTGGCCCAACGCTTACGGGAACTCGGAGTTGATCCCGATACCCTCTAG
- a CDS encoding tetratricopeptide repeat protein gives MTLEDSRLTPYLEARWENYWLCYKEGKRFFNQGHYTAALACFDRAILVRTHDYWALYHRANTLVELGEFERAIESFDKALNERPKDYWAWYNRGIILSEELGEFERAIASFDKALRLRPHDYWAWFRRGDALRYLQEYRAALSCYEEALDNRPSDFWSWFRKGDCLRHLGQLEEAEIAYREALKSEPDDFDTRYKLAELYRLQGEYRSAIAQYDACLDLEPEDTYSWYNQACCAVLDNDLDGAMLSLAKAVELAPEFYVPLAMDDLELKPLWKRSDFHRLMQFVRRNVRGLEGVNEGRSRRL, from the coding sequence ATGACCTTAGAGGACAGTCGATTAACACCCTATTTAGAAGCTCGCTGGGAAAATTATTGGCTTTGCTACAAGGAGGGAAAGCGATTTTTTAATCAAGGACATTATACCGCCGCTTTGGCTTGCTTTGATAGAGCGATTCTGGTTCGAACTCATGATTACTGGGCCCTCTATCACCGTGCCAATACGTTAGTTGAGCTGGGAGAGTTTGAGCGAGCCATTGAAAGTTTTGACAAAGCCTTAAATGAACGTCCTAAAGACTATTGGGCGTGGTATAATCGGGGGATTATCTTGTCGGAAGAGCTGGGGGAATTTGAGCGGGCGATCGCCAGTTTTGATAAAGCCCTACGCCTGCGTCCCCACGATTACTGGGCTTGGTTCCGCCGTGGGGATGCTTTGCGCTATTTACAGGAATATCGCGCCGCATTGTCCTGTTATGAAGAAGCGTTAGACAATCGCCCCAGTGATTTTTGGAGTTGGTTCCGGAAAGGGGATTGTTTACGGCATTTAGGGCAACTTGAAGAGGCAGAAATTGCCTATCGAGAAGCCTTGAAAAGTGAACCCGATGATTTTGATACCCGCTATAAATTGGCAGAACTGTACCGTCTTCAGGGAGAGTATCGCTCGGCGATCGCCCAATATGATGCCTGTTTAGACCTCGAACCTGAAGATACCTATAGTTGGTACAATCAAGCCTGTTGTGCGGTCTTAGATAATGATTTAGATGGGGCAATGCTGTCTCTAGCTAAAGCCGTTGAGTTAGCCCCCGAGTTCTATGTTCCGTTGGCAATGGATGACCTGGAGTTAAAACCTCTATGGAAGCGGTCAGATTTCCATCGTCTGATGCAATTCGTGCGGCGAAATGTGCGAGGTTTGGAGGGAGTTAATGAGGGGCGATCGCGGCGATTGTGA
- a CDS encoding Uma2 family endonuclease: MVQVQPRLFESFEDYLVYSESLEGFYELYNGQLVKMPPESGVNVQIASFLFLQFARLIDYRRVRGQGLEIEVQGEPRNRYPDLTILREEHIEQLARRNTVRLSMNPPLLVVEVVSPGEVQRQRDYVAKRFQYQSCGIPEYWLIDPEAETVLVLELREGSYQEIGTFTGETPIQSFTISDLDLTAGQVFLG, encoded by the coding sequence ATGGTACAGGTTCAACCCCGATTATTTGAGAGTTTCGAGGACTATCTCGTTTATAGTGAGTCTCTAGAAGGCTTTTATGAGTTGTATAACGGTCAGTTAGTTAAGATGCCCCCCGAATCTGGTGTAAATGTTCAAATTGCGAGCTTCTTGTTTCTCCAATTCGCTCGCTTAATCGATTATCGGCGAGTCCGTGGCCAAGGGTTAGAGATTGAAGTCCAGGGAGAACCGAGAAATCGCTATCCTGATTTGACGATTCTGCGGGAAGAACATATCGAACAACTGGCCCGACGGAATACGGTGCGATTGTCGATGAATCCGCCGTTATTAGTCGTTGAGGTGGTTAGTCCGGGGGAGGTACAACGGCAGCGAGATTATGTCGCTAAACGCTTTCAGTATCAAAGTTGTGGCATCCCGGAATATTGGCTGATTGACCCGGAAGCTGAAACTGTTTTAGTGTTGGAGTTACGAGAAGGGTCTTATCAAGAGATAGGAACATTTACCGGGGAAACTCCCATTCAATCTTTCACTATTAGCGACCTCGATTTAACAGCAGGTCAAGTCTTTTTAGGCTAA
- a CDS encoding aspartate ammonia-lyase — MTEYRIETDSMGDRQIPANAYYGIQTLRAIENFPISGHRPLPTYIEACVLIKKATATANRELDCIPADISEAIIEAADEVLAGQLRDQFVVDIYQAGAGTSHHMNVNEVLANRALELLGEEKGSYGKVSPNDHVNYGQSTNDVIPTAIRIGGLLALHRQFFPALDATIATLNRKAEEFQDVVKSGRTHMQDAVPVRLGEDIRAWAVILNDHLRRIRYASEDLHILGLGGSASGTGLNTHPRYRFRCAELLGEYIGQPLKSAPHLMAAMQSLSPFVAVSGSLRNLAQDLVKISHDLRLMDSGPKTGLKEIQLPPVQPGSSIMPGKYNPVMAEMTSMVCFQVMGLDQAIALCAQAGQLELNVMMPLVAYDLIHSIEILGNTLDALNRRCLAGITANRDRCLGYAEGSLALVTALNPHIGYLNAAAIAKESLDTGKSLRELVLEKELMPEAKLAEVLDLENMSQLPPGLDELP, encoded by the coding sequence ATGACAGAGTATCGCATCGAAACCGATTCCATGGGCGATCGTCAGATCCCCGCCAACGCCTACTATGGGATTCAGACCCTTAGGGCGATCGAAAACTTCCCCATCAGCGGACATCGGCCTCTCCCCACCTACATCGAGGCCTGTGTTCTCATCAAAAAAGCCACCGCCACCGCCAACCGGGAACTCGACTGCATCCCCGCCGACATCTCCGAAGCCATTATCGAAGCCGCCGATGAAGTTCTCGCCGGACAACTGCGGGATCAGTTTGTGGTGGATATCTACCAAGCCGGGGCCGGAACCTCCCACCACATGAACGTTAACGAAGTTCTCGCCAATCGGGCCCTAGAACTTCTGGGAGAGGAAAAAGGCAGCTATGGCAAAGTTAGCCCCAACGACCATGTCAACTATGGTCAGTCTACCAACGATGTCATCCCCACTGCCATCCGTATCGGGGGACTCCTGGCCCTACATCGTCAATTCTTCCCCGCCTTGGACGCCACCATCGCCACCCTTAACCGCAAGGCCGAGGAATTTCAAGATGTGGTGAAATCTGGACGCACCCATATGCAGGATGCGGTTCCGGTACGACTCGGAGAAGATATCCGGGCCTGGGCCGTCATTCTCAATGACCATTTACGGCGCATCCGTTACGCCAGCGAAGACTTACATATCTTAGGCTTAGGAGGAAGCGCCTCGGGAACGGGCCTCAATACCCATCCTCGTTATCGCTTCCGTTGCGCTGAACTCCTCGGGGAGTATATCGGACAACCCCTAAAAAGCGCCCCCCATCTGATGGCGGCCATGCAGAGTTTATCTCCCTTCGTCGCCGTATCTGGGAGTTTACGCAATCTGGCCCAGGATTTAGTGAAAATCTCCCATGACTTGCGCCTGATGGATTCAGGCCCTAAAACGGGCTTAAAAGAGATTCAACTTCCCCCTGTTCAACCGGGTTCTTCGATTATGCCGGGGAAATATAACCCTGTGATGGCGGAGATGACCTCCATGGTATGTTTTCAGGTGATGGGATTGGATCAGGCGATCGCCCTGTGCGCCCAAGCGGGACAATTAGAATTAAATGTCATGATGCCCCTGGTGGCCTATGACTTGATTCATAGCATTGAAATCCTCGGGAACACCCTCGACGCCCTCAACCGTCGTTGTCTGGCAGGCATCACCGCCAACCGCGATCGCTGTCTGGGCTATGCTGAAGGCAGTTTGGCCCTGGTCACCGCCCTTAACCCCCACATTGGCTATCTCAACGCCGCCGCCATCGCCAAAGAGTCTCTCGATACTGGCAAATCCTTACGGGAACTGGTGTTGGAAAAGGAATTAATGCCCGAAGCCAAGTTGGCGGAGGTGTTGGACTTAGAGAACATGAGTCAACTTCCTCCAGGCCTTGATGAACTCCCCTAA
- a CDS encoding glycosyltransferase yields the protein MRLIVEGWRFISQSYAVVNQFQLLELLNRPDVQLYHREMPYLQDWQAARGLLSPEEEARLQAIPEPPDSLQSEAVLRMQMPFDFSPSNHSRHLVVFGLTEYGKVHNAMIQCMGVSDFGQVHRQSEATILTSSNWSRQGFINSGADANRIRVVPLGVNPQVCHPLGGEERQELRRRLGIEDQFIFLNVSSQHPRKGIRPLLKAFAQVVQRYPQARLVLKGTTGLYGSETYVQSALDEVLTPQERDLVSANLAYIGQDLSFAEVVQLYQAADAYISPYLAEGFNLPVLEAIACGIPVICTAGGPTDDFTQSSFAIRVAAEQIWQEICGEQRLIFSPDIEALVAAMERVINDRDFRETANCLGPQFVQQNYTWSKTVDHLVNVLWSSMDHFSDVVPV from the coding sequence ATGCGCTTAATTGTCGAAGGTTGGCGGTTTATTTCTCAATCCTACGCCGTTGTCAACCAGTTCCAACTCCTGGAACTTCTCAACCGTCCCGATGTGCAACTGTACCATCGGGAAATGCCCTATTTGCAGGATTGGCAAGCCGCCAGGGGATTGCTATCTCCAGAAGAGGAAGCCCGGTTACAGGCCATTCCTGAACCGCCAGACTCTCTCCAAAGTGAAGCCGTCTTGCGGATGCAAATGCCCTTTGACTTCTCCCCTTCGAACCATTCCCGCCATCTGGTGGTGTTTGGTTTGACGGAATATGGCAAGGTCCATAATGCCATGATCCAATGTATGGGGGTGTCCGATTTTGGCCAGGTTCATCGCCAGAGTGAGGCGACGATTCTCACCTCCTCCAATTGGTCCCGCCAGGGGTTTATTAATAGTGGCGCCGATGCTAATCGTATTCGAGTTGTTCCCTTGGGGGTCAATCCTCAAGTCTGTCATCCCCTGGGTGGGGAGGAACGGCAAGAGCTGCGCCGTCGCTTGGGGATTGAGGATCAGTTTATTTTCCTCAATGTTAGTTCTCAGCATCCCCGTAAAGGGATTCGCCCGTTACTGAAAGCCTTTGCCCAGGTGGTTCAGCGTTATCCCCAGGCGCGGTTAGTGTTGAAGGGAACCACGGGGTTATATGGGTCAGAAACCTATGTCCAATCGGCGTTAGATGAGGTATTAACGCCCCAGGAACGCGATCTCGTCTCAGCGAATTTAGCCTATATCGGACAAGACTTATCCTTTGCTGAAGTGGTCCAACTCTATCAAGCCGCAGATGCTTATATTTCGCCCTATTTAGCTGAGGGGTTTAATTTACCGGTTTTGGAGGCGATCGCCTGTGGGATTCCCGTTATTTGCACCGCTGGCGGTCCCACCGATGATTTCACTCAATCTTCTTTTGCCATACGGGTTGCGGCTGAGCAAATTTGGCAAGAGATTTGTGGCGAACAACGACTCATCTTTAGTCCCGATATTGAGGCTTTAGTGGCTGCGATGGAACGAGTCATCAATGACCGGGATTTCCGAGAGACGGCTAATTGTTTAGGTCCTCAGTTTGTTCAGCAAAACTATACTTGGAGTAAAACTGTTGACCATTTAGTGAATGTACTTTGGTCATCGATGGATCACTTTTCGGATGTTGTTCCTGTATAA
- a CDS encoding Uma2 family endonuclease: MVETIKKNLSLTEFLDHPETKPASEYINGTILQKPMPQGEHSLIQGALCEVINQVTRSQKIALAFPELRCTFADRSLVPDIAVFRWQRIPKTDSGRIVNRFNTYPDWLIEILSPQQSTTQVLNKILQACQQGTELGWLINLEEATVLVISQNQRLDVFKEEDKLPVLEGIDLSLTVDTILEWLTI, encoded by the coding sequence ATGGTTGAAACTATCAAAAAAAATCTAAGCTTAACGGAATTTCTAGACCATCCTGAAACCAAGCCCGCCTCTGAATATATCAATGGTACAATCTTACAAAAGCCCATGCCTCAAGGTGAACATAGTCTAATTCAAGGTGCATTATGTGAAGTAATAAACCAGGTCACGCGATCACAAAAAATTGCCTTGGCGTTTCCTGAATTGCGCTGTACGTTTGCAGACCGTTCTCTTGTGCCTGATATTGCTGTATTCCGCTGGCAACGCATCCCAAAAACCGACAGCGGACGAATTGTTAATCGCTTTAATACCTATCCCGATTGGCTGATTGAAATCCTTTCTCCTCAGCAAAGTACGACCCAAGTATTAAACAAGATATTACAGGCTTGCCAGCAGGGAACTGAGCTTGGCTGGTTAATTAACCTAGAAGAAGCAACGGTTCTGGTAATTAGTCAGAATCAACGGCTTGATGTGTTTAAAGAAGAGGATAAACTTCCAGTTTTAGAGGGAATTGACCTGTCTCTAACTGTTGACACGATTTTAGAGTGGTTGACGATTTAA
- the dnaB gene encoding replicative DNA helicase yields the protein MVLDFQGYDIDKLPPQNIEAEEAILGGILLDPEAINRVVEVLTAEAFYVSTHQTIFEAAQGLHSLGQPTDLISVTAWLRDRDLLEKVGGQGKLAQLVDRTVSAVNIDQYAALVMDKYFRRQLIQAGQEITGLGYQAATPLETVLDQAEQKIFSITQKRPQQDLVPLFETLIHAFQELEAQIETQAQPGFLSGFYDLDAMTGGFQTSDLIIIAGRPSMGKTAFSLNIARNLANSYKLPIAVFSLEMSKGQLVQRLLSSDSGIESNRLRAGRVSQNEWEPLSKALASLSEMPIFIDDTANITVTEMRSKCRRLQAEQGKPLGLVLLDYLQLMEGAGDNRVQELSRITRSLKGLARELDVPVIALSQLSRGVEARTNKRPMMSDLRESGSIEQDADLVAMLYRDEYYNPDTPDRGITELIIAKHRNGPTGVIKLLFDPQYTRFRNLANPGRPLSGGSYGQLPPG from the coding sequence ATGGTCTTAGACTTCCAAGGGTACGATATCGATAAACTCCCCCCCCAGAATATTGAAGCGGAAGAGGCGATTTTAGGCGGAATTTTACTCGACCCAGAAGCCATCAATCGAGTGGTGGAAGTCTTGACGGCAGAAGCATTTTATGTTAGCACCCATCAAACGATTTTTGAAGCCGCCCAGGGCTTGCATAGTTTAGGACAACCCACGGATTTAATTAGTGTAACCGCCTGGTTGCGCGATCGCGACCTCTTGGAAAAGGTGGGGGGTCAAGGTAAACTGGCTCAGCTAGTCGATCGCACCGTCTCAGCGGTGAATATTGACCAGTATGCGGCTTTGGTGATGGATAAATATTTCCGTCGCCAACTCATTCAAGCGGGACAGGAAATCACCGGCTTAGGCTACCAAGCGGCGACTCCCCTAGAAACCGTTTTAGATCAAGCCGAACAAAAGATTTTTTCCATTACCCAAAAGCGCCCCCAACAAGATTTGGTCCCTCTATTTGAAACCCTAATTCACGCCTTTCAAGAGTTAGAAGCCCAGATAGAGACTCAAGCGCAACCAGGATTTTTATCGGGTTTTTATGACCTTGACGCCATGACGGGGGGCTTCCAGACCTCCGATTTAATTATTATCGCCGGGCGCCCATCGATGGGGAAAACGGCGTTCAGTTTGAATATCGCCCGCAACTTAGCCAATAGCTATAAATTACCCATCGCGGTTTTTAGTTTAGAAATGTCGAAGGGGCAGTTAGTGCAGCGACTCCTGTCTAGTGACTCAGGAATTGAAAGTAATCGCCTACGAGCCGGCCGCGTCAGTCAAAATGAATGGGAACCCTTAAGTAAGGCTCTAGCATCCCTGTCCGAAATGCCAATTTTTATTGATGATACCGCCAATATTACCGTGACGGAGATGCGCTCAAAATGCCGACGTTTGCAGGCGGAACAGGGGAAACCTTTAGGCTTAGTCCTATTAGACTATTTGCAGCTGATGGAGGGCGCTGGAGATAACCGAGTTCAGGAATTATCCCGGATTACGCGCTCCCTGAAAGGATTAGCTCGTGAACTTGATGTTCCAGTCATTGCCCTGTCCCAGTTGAGTCGTGGCGTCGAAGCGCGGACTAATAAACGGCCCATGATGTCCGACTTACGGGAAAGTGGTTCCATTGAGCAGGATGCGGACTTAGTAGCCATGCTCTATCGTGATGAATACTATAACCCAGATACCCCCGATCGCGGGATTACAGAACTGATTATCGCCAAACACCGTAATGGGCCGACGGGGGTCATCAAACTCCTATTTGACCCTCAATATACCCGCTTTCGCAATCTGGCAAACCCCGGTCGTCCCCTCTCTGGAGGGTCCTATGGCCAACTTCCACCGGGTTAA
- a CDS encoding photosystem II protein Y: MDFDWRLLVVLGPIAIALGWALFNIGQAALGQVQNYLNRQS; encoded by the coding sequence ATGGATTTTGATTGGCGCTTATTGGTCGTTCTCGGACCGATCGCGATCGCCCTTGGCTGGGCATTGTTCAACATCGGTCAAGCTGCTTTAGGACAAGTCCAAAACTACCTCAACCGTCAAAGTTAA
- a CDS encoding gamma carbonic anhydrase family protein, translating to MTSSPNLTPHGSLPTYWPPVDCSQASFVAANATVLGDVILEAGASVWYGAVIRGDVVSIRVGASSNVQDGAILHGDPGEPLVLEELVTVGHRAVIHSAYVERGCLVGIGATLLNGVRVGAGSIIGAGALVTKDVPPRSLVLGVPGKVVRQVSEEQALDLMDHARRYEQLAQVHAGTGSDLGFHGPTSEP from the coding sequence ATGACCTCCTCCCCTAATCTGACCCCTCATGGTTCTCTCCCCACCTATTGGCCGCCGGTCGATTGTTCCCAGGCCAGTTTTGTGGCGGCTAATGCAACGGTGTTAGGGGATGTGATTCTGGAGGCGGGGGCCAGTGTTTGGTACGGCGCGGTGATTCGTGGGGATGTGGTGTCGATTCGGGTGGGGGCTTCGAGTAATGTCCAAGATGGGGCGATTCTCCATGGAGATCCTGGGGAACCTCTGGTGTTAGAGGAGTTGGTGACGGTGGGCCATCGCGCAGTCATTCATAGCGCCTATGTAGAACGGGGGTGTTTAGTGGGGATTGGTGCCACCCTCTTAAATGGAGTACGGGTGGGAGCGGGAAGTATTATTGGGGCGGGGGCCTTGGTGACAAAAGATGTCCCACCGCGATCGCTGGTGTTGGGGGTTCCGGGGAAGGTGGTGCGCCAGGTGTCTGAGGAGCAGGCGCTTGATTTAATGGATCATGCTCGTCGGTATGAGCAGTTGGCCCAGGTTCATGCTGGAACTGGCTCAGATTTGGGCTTCCACGGGCCAACCTCGGAGCCTTAA
- a CDS encoding TIGR02652 family protein, protein MDYFTDPSSQYPIFGPEIECPHCRQKIPALTLTDTYLCPRHGAFEADPKTGELVHLQSNRHWRLWNHEWYRQHTHPDGIRFEIHEALDRLYTQGYRATRIVIAARYRQLMAAYLERSSPWRDRSDSPLTKLYGLPVSFSPEAQDDPCWDVINFDLEKERGVPVRYPYFRLFE, encoded by the coding sequence ATGGACTATTTTACCGATCCAAGCTCCCAGTATCCCATCTTTGGACCGGAGATTGAATGTCCCCACTGTCGGCAGAAGATTCCGGCGTTGACGTTGACAGATACCTATCTCTGTCCTCGTCATGGTGCGTTCGAAGCCGATCCCAAAACCGGGGAACTGGTGCATCTCCAATCCAACCGACATTGGCGTTTATGGAATCACGAATGGTATCGCCAACATACTCACCCTGATGGCATTCGCTTTGAAATTCATGAAGCCCTCGATCGCCTGTATACCCAAGGCTACCGGGCTACTCGTATTGTCATTGCTGCCCGCTATCGGCAGTTGATGGCGGCCTATCTCGAACGAAGCAGTCCCTGGCGCGATCGCAGCGACAGCCCCCTAACTAAACTCTATGGACTCCCCGTCAGCTTTAGCCCCGAGGCTCAGGATGACCCCTGCTGGGATGTCATTAATTTTGATTTAGAAAAAGAACGTGGGGTTCCCGTGCGTTATCCCTACTTTCGCCTGTTTGAATAG
- a CDS encoding VOC family protein encodes MHHASIRTADIHRAIRFYEQLGFTVSERFTTGYTLACWLEGLNGRIELIQIPEPKPAPDAFGDEHYVGYYHLSFDLSDLLAQTQQDLPTWLERLRQQFQQAAQDQPQQIQPLKILLEPQQQQIGDRLYEVAFIADSDGLPLEFLAEVATRD; translated from the coding sequence ATGCACCACGCCTCCATTCGCACCGCCGATATTCACCGCGCCATCCGTTTCTACGAACAGCTTGGGTTTACCGTCTCGGAGCGATTTACAACCGGCTATACCCTGGCCTGCTGGCTCGAAGGCTTAAATGGACGCATTGAACTGATCCAAATTCCTGAACCGAAACCAGCCCCCGATGCCTTTGGGGATGAGCATTATGTGGGCTACTATCACCTCTCTTTCGATCTCAGTGATCTCCTGGCCCAAACCCAGCAAGACCTACCGACTTGGCTGGAGAGGTTGCGTCAACAGTTCCAGCAAGCGGCCCAGGACCAGCCTCAACAGATCCAGCCTCTGAAAATTCTCTTAGAACCTCAACAACAACAAATCGGCGATCGCCTCTATGAAGTGGCCTTTATCGCCGATTCCGATGGACTTCCCCTAGAGTTCCTCGCAGAAGTGGCAACTCGGGACTGA